Proteins from one Nitratidesulfovibrio sp. genomic window:
- a CDS encoding YbaB/EbfC family nucleoid-associated protein yields the protein MRGMNDLLRQAQVMQTKMSKLQAEMSERTLEATSGGGMVKVTVNGKQEVLSIAIDPKAVDPGDVEMLQDLVLTAVNEALRQAKDMMEKEMGALTGGLKMPGLF from the coding sequence ATGCGCGGTATGAACGACCTCCTGCGCCAGGCGCAGGTCATGCAGACCAAGATGAGCAAGCTTCAGGCCGAGATGTCCGAACGCACCCTGGAGGCCACCAGCGGCGGCGGCATGGTCAAGGTCACCGTCAACGGCAAGCAGGAAGTGCTGTCCATCGCCATCGACCCCAAGGCCGTGGATCCCGGCGACGTGGAAATGCTCCAGGACCTGGTGCTGACCGCCGTCAACGAAGCGCTGCGCCAGGCCAAGGACATGATGGAGAAGGAGATGGGGGCCCTCACTGGCGGCCTCAAGATGCCCGGCCTCTTCTAG
- the dnaX gene encoding DNA polymerase III subunit gamma/tau gives MSNAPLTARYRPQTFAEVAGQETVKAILSRAAAEDRVAPAYLFSGTRGVGKTTIARILAKALNCEKAPTGEPCNTCEQCRKVVMGNHVDVVEIDGASNRGIEDARRLREAIGYAPMEGRYKVFIIDEAHMLTREAFNALLKTLEEPPPRVTFVLATTEPHKFPVTIISRCQHFTFKRLPEHELEAHLTGVLTREGQDFDPAAVRLIARRAAGSVRDSMSLLGQVLALGGERLTVEGARGVLGLAGQELFFEVMQALASQDCVAVSAVVRDLLDKGVDIGFFLRELAATWRNLFMLRQAGEAALPALDLPEEEARQWLEWAPKFEISHIHACWQMTLEGQRRVLTSLEPAMALELLLLNLAMLPRLVSLEQLSRGGGAGPAGGRGAPGGTGGQPGGGQPGGGAGGYGSMPPRQGGHGGPGGYGAQSGQSAQSGQPVQTGQSVQAGESFPQAQPPQGRYPGPGQVRPQAASSSMTSAAGVSGMPPAGDFPRPERAAPAADPVPPRGGSDTSLPWDDVPYPAPGAGAAFGGAAVGGTPNGSDAPSPDPASGASASVPQDPQGDGTWDGFVQYCVERNGEGGSSLSMLRQTQGHCADGRLTVSTRSSTLYNQLSVPGNEALLVARARAYFGTDVRVEVLPPTTRIKTPSELRAEAERHPAVSLLREQFGATMLSCRPLADGRLQ, from the coding sequence ATGAGCAACGCCCCCCTCACCGCCAGATACCGCCCGCAGACCTTCGCCGAGGTGGCCGGGCAGGAGACGGTAAAGGCCATCCTTTCCCGCGCCGCGGCGGAAGACCGCGTGGCCCCGGCCTACCTGTTCAGCGGCACGCGCGGGGTGGGCAAGACCACCATCGCCCGCATCCTGGCCAAGGCGCTGAACTGCGAAAAGGCCCCCACCGGAGAGCCGTGCAACACCTGCGAGCAGTGCCGCAAGGTGGTCATGGGCAACCACGTGGACGTGGTGGAAATCGACGGCGCGTCCAACCGGGGCATCGAGGACGCCCGCCGCCTGCGCGAGGCCATCGGCTACGCGCCCATGGAAGGCCGCTACAAGGTCTTCATCATCGACGAAGCCCACATGCTGACGCGCGAGGCGTTCAACGCCCTGCTGAAGACGCTGGAGGAACCCCCGCCGCGCGTCACCTTCGTGCTGGCCACCACAGAGCCGCACAAATTTCCCGTGACCATCATCAGCCGCTGCCAGCACTTCACCTTCAAGCGGCTGCCCGAGCACGAACTGGAAGCCCACCTGACCGGCGTGCTGACCCGCGAGGGGCAGGACTTCGACCCGGCGGCGGTGCGGCTTATCGCGCGGCGGGCCGCAGGCAGCGTGCGCGATTCCATGTCGCTGCTGGGGCAGGTGCTGGCCCTTGGCGGCGAGCGCCTGACCGTGGAGGGGGCGCGCGGCGTGCTGGGCCTGGCCGGGCAGGAACTGTTCTTCGAGGTGATGCAGGCCCTGGCCTCGCAGGATTGCGTGGCGGTGTCCGCCGTGGTGCGCGACCTCTTGGACAAGGGCGTGGACATCGGGTTCTTTCTGCGCGAACTGGCCGCCACCTGGCGCAACCTGTTCATGCTGCGTCAGGCGGGCGAGGCCGCCCTGCCCGCGCTGGACCTGCCGGAAGAAGAAGCCCGCCAGTGGCTGGAATGGGCGCCGAAGTTCGAGATTTCGCATATCCACGCCTGCTGGCAGATGACCCTGGAAGGCCAGCGCCGTGTGCTGACCAGCCTGGAACCGGCCATGGCGCTGGAATTGTTGCTGCTGAACCTAGCCATGCTGCCGCGCCTTGTCTCGCTGGAACAGCTGTCGCGCGGCGGTGGGGCTGGCCCCGCTGGCGGGCGCGGCGCGCCCGGTGGTACTGGCGGCCAGCCCGGCGGTGGGCAACCCGGCGGGGGCGCGGGGGGCTACGGCTCCATGCCGCCCCGACAGGGCGGCCATGGGGGGCCGGGCGGGTATGGCGCGCAATCCGGCCAGTCCGCGCAATCCGGCCAGCCCGTTCAGACGGGCCAATCCGTGCAAGCGGGCGAATCATTCCCGCAGGCCCAGCCGCCGCAGGGCCGGTATCCCGGTCCGGGACAGGTCCGGCCCCAGGCCGCGTCGTCGTCCATGACCTCGGCAGCGGGCGTGTCCGGCATGCCGCCCGCGGGCGACTTTCCCCGTCCGGAGCGCGCCGCCCCGGCGGCGGACCCCGTCCCCCCGCGCGGCGGGTCGGACACCTCGCTGCCGTGGGATGACGTGCCGTATCCCGCTCCCGGCGCGGGGGCCGCTTTCGGCGGCGCTGCCGTCGGGGGCACCCCGAATGGCTCTGACGCCCCTTCCCCGGACCCGGCATCCGGCGCATCCGCATCCGTCCCCCAGGACCCTCAGGGCGACGGCACGTGGGACGGCTTCGTGCAATACTGCGTGGAGCGTAACGGCGAGGGCGGCAGCAGCCTTTCCATGCTCCGGCAGACGCAAGGGCATTGCGCCGATGGCAGGCTGACGGTGTCCACGCGGTCCAGCACGCTGTACAACCAACTGTCGGTGCCCGGGAACGAAGCGCTTCTCGTTGCGCGCGCCCGCGCCTATTTCGGCACCGACGTGCGGGTAGAGGTGCTTCCGCCCACCACCCGCATCAAGACCCCCTCGGAACTGCGCGCCGAGGCCGAACGGCACCCCGCCGTGAGCCTGTTGCGCGAGCAGTTCGGGGCCACCATGCTGTCCTGTCGGCCCCTGGCCGACGGGCGGCTTCAATAG
- the recR gene encoding recombination mediator RecR translates to MQRLPEPLKALVEQLSRLPGLGPKSALRLAMTLLKWPASETRRLGRAVHDLRDNLHLCGRCGALTDVDPCGICTDPARSGETLCLVSEWDSMLTLEEGGFYKGQYLILGGLLAPLDNLHADSLELDRLTRRMAEGTVREVVMALGTTVEAENTATYIRNMIARQYPQVRVTRLAQGIPLGSEVKFMDRETLRQSMQYRQDL, encoded by the coding sequence GTGCAGCGACTGCCCGAACCGTTGAAGGCGCTGGTGGAGCAGCTCTCCCGGCTGCCCGGCCTTGGCCCCAAGTCGGCCCTGCGCCTTGCCATGACCCTGCTGAAGTGGCCCGCCAGCGAAACCCGCAGGCTGGGCCGCGCCGTGCATGACCTGCGCGACAACCTGCACCTGTGCGGGCGCTGCGGCGCGCTGACCGACGTGGACCCCTGCGGGATATGCACCGACCCGGCCCGCAGCGGCGAAACGCTGTGCCTGGTGTCGGAGTGGGATTCCATGCTCACCCTGGAAGAGGGCGGCTTCTACAAGGGCCAGTACCTCATCCTTGGCGGCCTGCTCGCCCCGCTGGACAACCTGCACGCCGATTCGCTGGAACTGGACCGGCTGACCAGAAGGATGGCCGAAGGCACGGTGCGTGAAGTGGTCATGGCCCTTGGCACCACCGTGGAGGCGGAAAACACCGCCACCTACATCCGCAACATGATCGCCCGGCAGTACCCGCAGGTGCGCGTGACGCGCCTCGCCCAGGGCATCCCGCTGGGGTCCGAGGTCAAGTTCATGGACCGGGAGACGCTGCGGCAGTCCATGCAGTACCGCCAGGACCTCTAG